TTTGGCATCAACTGACAAGGTTTCACCAGCAAACAAGGTGGTCACGGCGTCAGCGACTGGAGCGTATTGCTGTTCTTCTTTTACAAACGCTTCGTAATCGTAGAAACGGTCTGGGTCCAGCAGGCGCAGGCGAGCGAAGTGACTCTCGTGGCCCAATTGCTCTGGGGTAGCCGTCAACAGCAACACACCCGGGGTGTTTTCCGCCAAGCCTTCGACCACTTGGTATTGGCGACTTGGTTTTTCTTGACTCCATTCAAGATGGTGCGCTTCATCCACAACCAGAAGATCCCATTCACCTTCCAGCGCCTGTTCAAAGCGTTTACGGCTCTTGCGCAGAAAATCTAGCGAACACAATACATATTGCTGGGTATCAAATGGGTTGTCAGATTCTGCAAATGCTTCAACACAACGCTCTTCATCAAAAATAGAGAAGTGCAGGTTGAAACGACGCATCATTTCTACCAGCCACTGATGTTGCAGAGTTTCAGGCACCAAAATCAAAATACGTTCAGCACGGCCTGACAGCACTTGCTGGTGGATGATCATGCCTGCTTCGATGGTTTTACCTAGACCAACCTCATCCGCTAGCAACACACGTGGCGCATGACGGCGACCCACTTCATGAGCGATATAAAGCTGGTGCGGAATAAGGCCTGCACGCATACCACAAAGGCCACGCATTGGGCTCTTATGCTGCTGATACTGGTTTTGCAAAGCTCGGTAGCGCAGCACGAAGTTATCCATACGATCGATTTGACCTGCATAGAGCTTATCCTGAGGCTTGTTAAAGCGAATCTGATTAGAAAGGAAAATCTCACGCAGTTGGGTGGCTTCTTGGGTATCTTGACGCACACCGTCGTAAGTAAACAGGCCATCTGCTTCAATCACCTCTGTGACCTTTAGTGACCAACCTTCTTGCGCATCAATCACATCACCGACATTAAAGATCACGCGAGTGACAGGAGCATCAGACCGTGCATAAACTCGATTCTCTTCTGATGCAGCGAACATTAGCGTCACGGTACGAGCGTCTAACGCGACTACTGTACCCAAACCTAAGTCGCTCTCTGTATCACTAATCCAGCGTTGACCAATAGCAAATGTCATGTGATTGAGTTCCTCGTAAAGCAAAGTAAACACGGCGCAGAATTAATTATATGAGATATCAAAAAAAGGGCACTCTGCTGCCGCAAAAAAGGGGCGCTAATCTTACTTGATGACGTGATTTAGGTCACGCCCAAAGCCAGCAAAATGACGCTTTTTTTTACCCAACTCCCAATTGCCATAAAAGTGTAAACATGATGTGAAAAAACTAGATTGAAGAGCGTAGAAATTTCTTATACTTACCCTAAGTCCTCTGTCGATCGGCATAGAGATTGCAGGGACTTGGTATCTAAACGGGTTTGCTGTATGTCGCTGTTTAGTGAGCCGTCAGGTCATCTTGCCTAAACTCGACCTCTGCTAGCGAACGTTGCTTGGCTAAGCATCCACGCACTGTGGAAAAGGAGACGCTTATGGGCGATACCGACCGAAAACTGTTTGTACTTGATACAAACATTCTGCTGCACGAACCTTTCGCAATTTACTCCTTCCAGGAACACGATGTGGTCATCCCGATGACCGTGCTTGAAGAACTCGACCGAATCAAAGACAGCAAACGCGATGTGGCGCGCGATGCTCGTGTGGCGATTCGCGCTTTAGAAAATCTGTTTCACGACGCCACACCAGACCAAATCTCAGAAGGTATTCCTCTCAATAGAGATGGCAAGACTAGCGGGACTCTTTCGATTCTTGCCGATTTTGAACTGCAGGAAACCGTACGTGCGTTCGCCGACAAACAAGGTGATAACCGCATTCTCAACGGCGTCATTCACCTTCAAGCCAAACGCTCACCGCGAGATGTGGTACTGGTCACCAAAGACATCAACATGCGATTGCGAGCCAAGGGAGCTGGGGTGCGTTTTGTCGAAGATTACCGCACTGACCAACTGATTGATGATGTTCAATTTCTCACCAAAGGATTTCATCAATATCCGGGCAATTTCTGGGAAGGCATTGAGAAAGTCGAGAGCAAAACCATGGTGGGCAAAACCTACCACACCATTACACGAGACCACTTAGAGGCCACTTTCATCAACCAATATTTGATCGATGAAGAGAGCGACTTTGCCGCACGAGTTGAAGATCTTGATGGTGATAAAGCGGTGATCCGAGACGTCGGTTTTGAGCGCATGATGAACCGCCAAGCGTGGGATATCAGGCCTAAAAATGCGTATCAAGGCATGGCGATGGATGCCCTGCTCGACCCTGATATCGATCTGGTGATCCTCACTGGCGCTGCAGGTAGCGGCAAAACCATGCTCGCCATGGCCGCCGCCTTGGAGCAAACGATCGAACGCAGCATGTTTGATAAGATCATTGTCACCCGCAACACACCCGATATTGGTGAATCGATCGGCTTCTTACCGGGAACCGAAGAAGAGAAAATGTTGCCTTGGCTGGCAGCAGTGACCGACACCCTTGAAGCTTTGCATAAAAATGATCACTGCACTGAAGGGTCACTTAAATACATCTGCGATAAAGCCAATATTCAATTCAAATCGATCAACTTCATGCGTGGTCGCTCGATTCAAAACGCCTTTGTGTTATTAGATGAGTGCCAAAACTTAACCGCTTCTCAAATCAAAACCATCATCACCCGCTGTGGTGAAGGCACCAAGATCGTCTGTTCAGGGAACTTGGCACAGATTGATTCGCCTTACTTAACCCCTGTGACTTCGGGACTGACGTATATGGTCGAGCGATTCAAAAACTTCGAAGGTAGTGCAAACGTGCACCTTAATGGGGTGGTTAGAAGTCGATTGGCGGAGTTTGCTGAGGAGAATTTGTAGAATATCGGTAAGCGGTAAGCGGTAAACGGCCGCTTTGCTAACGGAAGCAAAGCTAACCAATAAGCGGGAGAGTAGTCACTCTCCCGCTTTTACGAAAGCGGCTAAGTTTGGGTTGGTGTGGTTTGATCTCAGCGCTTCGATCTCCCCTACCTCCTCCACTTGCCCGTCTTGCATATAGGCAAAGTGGCTGGCGATGGCTTGGGCGTCGCTTACATGGTGAGTCACCATAACTACCGTCAAATTTTGTTCTTTCGCAAGGTGCTTAACCAGATTGAGCATCTCCTCTCGGATTACCGGGTCAAGCGCTGAAAATGGTTCATCCAATAACAAGATATCAAATGGCTGCACTAAGCATCGTGCCAATGCCGCTCGCTGTTTTTGACCGCCTGAAACCTGCTCTGGCAGACGCTCTAGTAGAGCATCAATTCCGACTTGTTTGGCCGCCGTTTCCACCTGCAACCATTGCTTATCAGACAGATTAAGCCCCGGGTGAATACCCAAAGCAATATTCTCTTTGATACTCAGATGGGCAAACAGGTTATGCTCCTGAAACAACATAGCCACCGGACGTTGATGAGGCGCAAGGCCGTTAACTCGCTGGCCGTTGGCCGTTATCTCCCCTAACTCTGGTTCAATAAAGCCCGCCACCAATGCCAACAAGGTCGACTTCCCTGCCCCACTTGGTCCCATCAGTGCCAGCACATTGCCGGATTTAACCTGCAGATCAAAGTCGAAAGTTTCATTATGATAGCGGTATTTAACCTGATTTAGCGCCAATTTTGGCGTCGTCATGGAAGGTTTCAAACTAACGGTCTCCTTTTAGCAGGCGTTCAATCAGGGTAAAACTTAGGATACTAAGGCTAAACAGCAGTAGTGACACGACTGCTGCAGCTTCCATCTGGTAGCTGCCTAGCAGTTGGAATAGGTAGAGCGGTAAAGTTTGCAGATCTTGGCTGCCAAACAGGGCAATGGCGCTCAGATCGCCCATCGACAACATAAATGCAAGTGCCAAAGCATGGCAGATCGGCCTTCGTAGCGCACGCCACTCTATCACTCGAATATGATTAACACCTCGAATCCCTAAACTTGCCGCAAGGTATTGGTACTGTTGCAATAAATGCAACATAGGTTGAGAGAGCGTTTTTATCACGTAGGGCAATGCCATTAGAGCGTTGACAATAATTACCACCCAGTGACCAATCTCACTGACATCAACATGCTCTCTTAGCAGCAAAAACAGTCCGGTGCTCACCACTAGCCCCGGTGTGACCAAGATAATGGTGCTGCTTAGCTCCAACTTATCTGCAAAGCCGTTCTTCCCTCTAACTCGATGGGCCCGACTGGTTAGAAGCACTAAAAAACCGCACACTAAGGCGAGCACGCTAGCACTGACGGCAATACTCAATGAGGTCGAAAAAGCTTGCCAAAAACGGGGCTGAGCCAAAACGTCAAAAACCTTACTGTTGAGACCAGCCAACACCACAGAAACCAACGGGGGTACGACGACCAAGATAGCTACGGCTATCCAGCCCCAGTTCCAAACACTTTGAGCAAAACTCGGCTTAGATATTGGGCGTATAGTGCCACCACTACTGCTAGCTAAAGGGGCTGCTAGTTTTTGAACACCAAGCGCAATCGCAGCGCACAGCCCCATTTGCCATAACGCTAACATTGCCCCGGCTTGCAGGTCGAAGTCATATTTAATTGCTTGGAAAATCGCGAGCTCAATCGTGGTGGACTTAGGCCCTCCACCGAGCGCCATCACGGTAGCAAAACTGGTAAAACAGAGCATAAACACCAGCCCCGCAACATGTGGCAATTGCTGTCGCATTCTTGGCCACTCAACAAAGCGAAACTTTTGCCAACTGTTCATACCAAGATGAGCCGCCAACTTGTGTTGCTCAGCAGGAATCGTTTCTAGGGCTTGCAGCAATAATCTCGAAGCATAAGGCAGATTAAAAAACACGTGCGCCAGCAAAATTCCATTCAAACCATAGATAGAATATGACCAGCCAAAATATCGGTTGAGCAACCCACTATTACCGTAGATAGCCAGTAAGCCAAACACGCCCACCAACACTGGCAACACTAAAGTCGATGAAAAAAGCTTGAGCAGTAACCCTTTGCCTCGAAAATGCACTCTTGATAAGGCATGCGCCACAGGGATGGCAAAACCAACGCTGAGTAGCATCGAAAGTGTGGCTTGATAAAAACTGAACTGGGTGACGTGCCAGTAATAGGGATCGCTCACTACCTGCATCGGATTAAGCGACGGAGCATAGCTAAGCAGAGATGATAATGCCCCTCCCACCAGCAGCAGGATAAGCAGAGAAACGAAATAGCCTGCTTTAGGGATGGGGTTCACTGATCGTGGTTTCCAAGAAAAAGACCATGCAATAGGCATGGTCAAATAGTTAAGTTTCGAGGTGCGAGCTTGATTGTACAAGCCACACCTCAACCGATTAATTTACCAACGCACTTTGCCACTCACGTACCCAGCGTTTGCGCTCGGTGGCGACTTCTTCTGCCGTAAAGCTCAGTGGCGTTTTTGGCAAATCCAGCTGATAGAAATCTGCTGGAAGCTCAACCGTAGTCACTGGATACATCCAGTTGCCTGTTGGCATCGCATTTTGGAATCCGTCACTTAAAATGAACTGCATAAATTGCTCAGAAAGCTCTGGTTGTTTGCTGGCTTTCACCTTAGCCGCAACCTCGACTTGCATGTAGTGGCCTTCTTTAAAGGTGGCCGCAGCGTAGTCAAAATCACCTTCAGCAATCATGTGATAAGCCGGTGAGGTAGTGTAAGACAGCACCATATCAGACTCACCTTTTAAGAACATAGAGTAAGCTTCACTCCAGCCCTTAGTGACTGTCACTGTCTTAGCAGCAAGTTGCTGCCATGCTGCAGAAACGTCGTCACCGTATACGTGCTTCATCCATAACATCAAACCTTGGCCCGGTGTAGAGGTACGAGGATCTTGGTAAATCACCTTAAGATCGTCTCGCTCTTCAACTAACTCTTTCAAGCTTGTTGGTGGGTTGGTCAATTTTTTGCTGTTGTAGACAAACGCAAAATAGCCGTAGTCATACGGAACGAATGTCTTGTCATTCCATG
This portion of the Vibrio sp. SCSIO 43136 genome encodes:
- a CDS encoding PhoH family protein, whose product is MGDTDRKLFVLDTNILLHEPFAIYSFQEHDVVIPMTVLEELDRIKDSKRDVARDARVAIRALENLFHDATPDQISEGIPLNRDGKTSGTLSILADFELQETVRAFADKQGDNRILNGVIHLQAKRSPRDVVLVTKDINMRLRAKGAGVRFVEDYRTDQLIDDVQFLTKGFHQYPGNFWEGIEKVESKTMVGKTYHTITRDHLEATFINQYLIDEESDFAARVEDLDGDKAVIRDVGFERMMNRQAWDIRPKNAYQGMAMDALLDPDIDLVILTGAAGSGKTMLAMAAALEQTIERSMFDKIIVTRNTPDIGESIGFLPGTEEEKMLPWLAAVTDTLEALHKNDHCTEGSLKYICDKANIQFKSINFMRGRSIQNAFVLLDECQNLTASQIKTIITRCGEGTKIVCSGNLAQIDSPYLTPVTSGLTYMVERFKNFEGSANVHLNGVVRSRLAEFAEENL
- the thiQ gene encoding thiamine ABC transporter ATP-binding protein; protein product: MTTPKLALNQVKYRYHNETFDFDLQVKSGNVLALMGPSGAGKSTLLALVAGFIEPELGEITANGQRVNGLAPHQRPVAMLFQEHNLFAHLSIKENIALGIHPGLNLSDKQWLQVETAAKQVGIDALLERLPEQVSGGQKQRAALARCLVQPFDILLLDEPFSALDPVIREEMLNLVKHLAKEQNLTVVMVTHHVSDAQAIASHFAYMQDGQVEEVGEIEALRSNHTNPNLAAFVKAGE
- the thiP gene encoding thiamine/thiamine pyrophosphate ABC transporter permease ThiP, producing the protein MNPIPKAGYFVSLLILLLVGGALSSLLSYAPSLNPMQVVSDPYYWHVTQFSFYQATLSMLLSVGFAIPVAHALSRVHFRGKGLLLKLFSSTLVLPVLVGVFGLLAIYGNSGLLNRYFGWSYSIYGLNGILLAHVFFNLPYASRLLLQALETIPAEQHKLAAHLGMNSWQKFRFVEWPRMRQQLPHVAGLVFMLCFTSFATVMALGGGPKSTTIELAIFQAIKYDFDLQAGAMLALWQMGLCAAIALGVQKLAAPLASSSGGTIRPISKPSFAQSVWNWGWIAVAILVVVPPLVSVVLAGLNSKVFDVLAQPRFWQAFSTSLSIAVSASVLALVCGFLVLLTSRAHRVRGKNGFADKLELSSTIILVTPGLVVSTGLFLLLREHVDVSEIGHWVVIIVNALMALPYVIKTLSQPMLHLLQQYQYLAASLGIRGVNHIRVIEWRALRRPICHALALAFMLSMGDLSAIALFGSQDLQTLPLYLFQLLGSYQMEAAAVVSLLLFSLSILSFTLIERLLKGDR
- the thiB gene encoding thiamine ABC transporter substrate binding subunit, whose protein sequence is MKKTLTAVALTTMFTSAAMAATPTLTVYTYDSFAADWGPGPKVKQAFEAQCGCQLDLVALDDGVSILNRLRLEGKNTKADVILGLDNNLVAEAKQTGLLTEHQVDTSKLVLPQAWNDKTFVPYDYGYFAFVYNSKKLTNPPTSLKELVEERDDLKVIYQDPRTSTPGQGLMLWMKHVYGDDVSAAWQQLAAKTVTVTKGWSEAYSMFLKGESDMVLSYTTSPAYHMIAEGDFDYAAATFKEGHYMQVEVAAKVKASKQPELSEQFMQFILSDGFQNAMPTGNWMYPVTTVELPADFYQLDLPKTPLSFTAEEVATERKRWVREWQSALVN